One genomic region from Reichenbachiella ulvae encodes:
- a CDS encoding transposase family protein, with product MASESIIWYLGKVKDHRRGAGQRHSLELVLVIVLMSVMSGYYGYRAIGDFIERNRENLLSTFQPKQDRLPTFYTIRRVLMGLDLIPFLINSISGVKPMFR from the coding sequence ATGGCATCAGAAAGTATCATTTGGTATTTAGGAAAAGTGAAGGATCACAGGCGTGGTGCGGGTCAGCGACATTCTCTGGAATTGGTACTGGTCATCGTGCTGATGTCGGTAATGAGCGGCTACTATGGTTATCGTGCTATTGGAGATTTTATAGAAAGAAATAGAGAGAACTTATTGTCTACTTTTCAGCCCAAACAAGACAGATTACCGACTTTTTATACTATTCGAAGAGTGTTGATGGGATTGGATTTGATTCCTTTTCTCATCAATTCTATCAGTGGAGTAAAGCCTATGTTTCGATAG
- a CDS encoding ABC transporter substrate-binding protein, with protein sequence MIRNLVIIAAGFLVLACQKKNTEETSRPAGSGVSYAQRFSMEEYEGYNVLTVNKLWQGSDESASYLLYEGEVPTAIDASQYTLIPYPVQSIVSNSTTHLAFLEILGVEQRLKGFAQTQYIYSESIRSQLDQGLLQEVGHEGQLDVERILGIDPDVILAFSSGSENRQLAKLEELGQPVVMTPDYLEPDILGRAEWIKFIGHLTGKEDEAEAYFSQIAAAYDSLTTMVNDVERPSVFSGTLYGGTWFMPAGNNYNALLMKDAGAEYLWTDAAGTGWINLDFEAVYAKAYQADFWIGVADYQSIEALVAADERYANFEAVKTGQVYGYTKRMSTSGGNDYFESGNANPHLLLADHIKILHPELLPDYELFYYKKLE encoded by the coding sequence ATGATCCGAAACCTAGTCATTATTGCAGCGGGCTTTTTAGTTTTAGCCTGTCAGAAGAAGAATACAGAAGAAACCTCCAGGCCTGCAGGTTCTGGGGTTAGCTATGCCCAGCGCTTTTCGATGGAGGAGTATGAGGGCTACAATGTACTAACTGTAAATAAACTGTGGCAGGGCAGTGATGAGAGCGCCAGCTATCTGCTATACGAGGGGGAAGTACCCACAGCTATCGATGCTTCCCAGTATACCTTGATCCCATATCCTGTTCAGTCGATTGTTTCTAACTCGACGACACACCTGGCATTTTTAGAAATCCTGGGCGTGGAGCAGCGCTTGAAGGGTTTTGCTCAGACGCAATACATCTATTCAGAGTCAATACGTTCGCAGCTAGATCAGGGGCTGTTGCAAGAGGTAGGGCACGAGGGACAGTTGGATGTGGAACGCATTTTGGGCATCGATCCTGATGTGATCCTGGCTTTTAGTTCTGGCAGTGAGAACCGACAGCTCGCCAAGCTGGAGGAACTGGGACAGCCTGTGGTCATGACGCCTGATTATCTGGAACCGGATATTTTGGGCAGGGCAGAGTGGATCAAATTCATCGGCCATTTGACGGGTAAAGAAGATGAGGCGGAGGCTTATTTTTCTCAGATTGCAGCGGCCTATGATTCCCTGACTACTATGGTTAATGATGTAGAAAGGCCTTCTGTATTTTCGGGAACCCTATATGGTGGGACCTGGTTTATGCCCGCTGGCAACAATTACAATGCCCTCTTGATGAAGGATGCCGGGGCAGAGTATCTATGGACCGATGCTGCTGGTACAGGCTGGATCAACCTGGACTTTGAGGCGGTGTATGCCAAAGCTTACCAGGCCGATTTTTGGATCGGCGTGGCGGATTATCAATCGATCGAAGCATTGGTCGCTGCAGACGAGCGATACGCTAATTTTGAGGCAGTAAAGACCGGTCAGGTCTATGGATATACCAAGCGAATGTCCACCAGTGGCGGAAATGACTATTTCGAATCGGGAAATGCCAATCCCCACCTTTTGCTAGCGGATCATATCAAGATCCTGCATCCAGAGCTGCTGCCGGACTATGAGCTTTTTTATTATAAGAAGTTGGAGTGA
- a CDS encoding retron St85 family RNA-directed DNA polymerase, whose translation MAKTEKIKLSMLGLPVIQNLDDFSNLTHISKYTIYQLSYHSSYYYRTYTISKKSGKKRVISQPSKKMKGLQSWVLVNILNKLQVSGSCKGFRKGSSILDNALPHQGANTILNIDLKDFFPSISSKRVFNLYKSLGYNNLISTVLTNICTYENTLPQGGPCSPMLSNLVTWTLDLRIQGYVGKRGVNYTRYADDLSFSGLHPSKVLHIIPMINKIINDENFDLNYSKTRVASSARAKIVTGLVINEDSVGIGKKRYKLLRSKIHHLTLSSEQKNTSLLNHVKGWISYLYSVDKKRYKKVQNYITELSNKHPKTLVSQLLVPAK comes from the coding sequence ATGGCTAAGACAGAAAAGATCAAATTAAGCATGCTAGGATTACCAGTAATCCAAAATCTTGATGATTTCTCTAATCTTACTCATATATCAAAATACACAATTTATCAACTTTCTTACCATTCATCTTATTACTATCGTACATACACAATCAGTAAAAAATCTGGCAAGAAAAGGGTCATAAGTCAGCCAAGTAAAAAAATGAAAGGACTTCAGTCATGGGTTCTTGTTAATATTTTGAACAAACTTCAGGTATCAGGTTCATGTAAGGGGTTCAGAAAAGGCTCTTCAATATTAGACAATGCATTACCACACCAAGGTGCAAACACTATATTAAATATTGATCTTAAAGATTTTTTTCCTTCAATTAGCTCAAAGCGAGTTTTTAACCTCTATAAATCTTTAGGTTATAACAACCTAATATCAACTGTTCTCACAAATATTTGTACATACGAGAACACTCTTCCTCAAGGAGGTCCATGTTCTCCAATGTTATCTAACCTAGTTACTTGGACTCTTGACTTAAGAATTCAGGGGTATGTGGGTAAGAGAGGTGTAAATTACACAAGATATGCTGACGATCTCTCCTTTTCAGGATTACATCCATCTAAAGTCTTGCATATTATCCCGATGATAAATAAGATAATAAATGACGAGAATTTTGACCTTAATTATTCTAAGACAAGAGTCGCTAGTTCTGCAAGAGCTAAGATTGTCACGGGATTGGTAATCAATGAAGATAGCGTAGGCATAGGTAAAAAGCGATATAAATTACTCCGTTCTAAAATACATCATTTAACCCTATCCTCAGAGCAAAAAAATACCAGCCTTCTAAATCACGTAAAGGGCTGGATATCTTATTTGTACAGCGTTGATAAAAAGAGATATAAGAAGGTTCAAAATTACATTACTGAATTATCTAATAAACATCCTAAAACCTTAGTGTCACAGTTACTAGTACCGGCGAAATAA
- the mnmE gene encoding tRNA uridine-5-carboxymethylaminomethyl(34) synthesis GTPase MnmE, translating to MNDTIVALATPPGVGAIAVIRLSGSQSLSIATDCFDGKDLMVQKSHTVHFGNIVDGTEIVDEVLMTVFKNPHSFTKEDSVEISCHGSQYIINRIIQLLNKKGARLANPGEFTQRAYLNGRFDLAQAEAVADLIASENESSHAAALNQMRGGISKEIKALREKLVHFASMIELELDFSEEDVEFASREELKELIKGIDKVLVKLIDSFQLGNVIKNGVPVVIVGKPNAGKSTLLNALLEEEKAIVSDIAGTTRDIIEDEINIGGVKFRFIDTAGLRDTTDQIEAIGVERANQKMNEASLIIYLFDLSTESLETILTTEQQLIEKDKPYILVGNKRDKVESEPSELLDNSNYISIAAKQEQGVQELKDMIFAKSQMDNFKTGNVVVTNARHHQSLVNTQNALHDVVRGIDNQITNDFLAQDIRHSLYYLGEITGEISTDDLLDNIFSKFCIGK from the coding sequence ATGAATGATACTATCGTGGCACTGGCCACACCTCCAGGGGTTGGAGCGATTGCGGTCATCAGGCTTTCGGGATCCCAGAGTCTTTCTATCGCTACGGACTGTTTTGATGGCAAGGACCTGATGGTACAGAAAAGCCATACGGTACACTTTGGCAACATCGTGGATGGGACAGAGATCGTAGACGAGGTGTTAATGACGGTGTTTAAGAATCCCCATTCCTTCACCAAAGAGGACAGTGTGGAGATCTCCTGCCATGGTTCACAGTATATCATCAATCGCATCATTCAACTGCTGAACAAGAAGGGTGCGCGCCTGGCCAATCCAGGGGAGTTTACTCAACGGGCTTATCTCAATGGACGTTTTGACCTGGCGCAGGCAGAGGCTGTAGCCGACCTGATCGCCTCAGAAAATGAATCCTCGCATGCTGCGGCGCTTAACCAGATGCGTGGCGGGATCTCAAAGGAGATCAAAGCCCTGCGTGAGAAGTTGGTGCATTTTGCCTCCATGATCGAGCTGGAGCTGGACTTCTCCGAAGAGGATGTGGAGTTTGCCAGCAGAGAAGAACTGAAGGAGCTGATCAAAGGAATAGACAAGGTGCTCGTGAAGCTGATCGATAGTTTTCAACTGGGCAATGTGATCAAAAACGGTGTGCCCGTGGTGATCGTAGGTAAGCCCAATGCGGGGAAATCTACCTTGCTGAATGCGCTGCTTGAAGAGGAGAAAGCGATCGTATCGGATATCGCAGGAACGACGCGAGACATCATCGAGGACGAGATCAACATAGGAGGGGTTAAGTTCCGATTTATCGATACGGCGGGACTGAGAGACACCACTGATCAGATAGAAGCCATAGGCGTGGAGCGCGCCAATCAAAAGATGAATGAGGCTAGCCTGATCATCTACCTTTTCGACCTGAGCACGGAGAGTCTGGAGACGATCCTGACTACCGAACAACAACTGATCGAAAAGGATAAGCCTTATATACTGGTAGGAAACAAAAGAGACAAGGTGGAAAGTGAGCCGTCCGAACTGCTAGACAATAGCAACTACATCTCTATAGCAGCCAAGCAGGAGCAGGGTGTACAAGAGTTGAAGGACATGATCTTTGCGAAGAGCCAGATGGATAACTTCAAGACGGGCAATGTGGTCGTGACCAATGCCCGACACCACCAGTCGCTGGTCAATACGCAAAATGCCCTGCACGATGTGGTGCGAGGGATTGATAACCAGATCACCAACGATTTTCTGGCGCAGGACATCAGACACTCGCTCTACTACCTGGGTGAAATCACTGGCGAGATCTCCACAGACGACCTGCTAGACAATATCTTTAGCAAGTTTTGTATTGGGAAGTAG